A DNA window from Centropristis striata isolate RG_2023a ecotype Rhode Island chromosome 10, C.striata_1.0, whole genome shotgun sequence contains the following coding sequences:
- the LOC131978751 gene encoding glycerol kinase-like isoform X1 → MEPLVAAIDQGTSSTRFLVFNAKTAELMSHHQVEINQSFPKEGWVEEDPKEIMQSVYECMERTCEKLCQLNIDLSNIKAVGVTNQRETTVVWDKETGEPLYNAIVWLDLRTQSTVENLINKAPGRNKNHLKHKTGLPISTYFSAVKLRWLLDNVDEVRQAVLSERAMFGTVDSWIIWCLTGGKSGGVHCTDVSNASRTMLFNINSMEWDPELCRYFDVPMEILPKVRSSSEIYGWMKSGSLAGVPISGCLGDQSAALVGQMCFQEGQAKNTYGTGCFMLRNTGTKLLMSEHGLLTTVAYKLGKDVPACYALEGSVAIAGAVVRWLKDNMGIVKSSSEIEKLAAEAGTSYGCYFVPAFSGLYAPYWEPSARGIICGLTQFTNRNHLAFAALEAVCFQTREIIDAMNQDSGVPLTLLQVDGGMTSNRLLMQLQADILCMPVVRPTMSETTALGAAMAAGAAEGVGVWSLSPSHLPHLTSEKYQPQINSDESEFRFARWKKAVQRSMNWETTEPCCNNNGLGKKMNGAPWGVPPTPPPTRADP, encoded by the exons ATGGAGCCGCTGGTTGCAGCCATAGACCAGGGGACGAGCTCGACGAGGTTCCTG GTGTTCAATGCAAAAACAGCTGAATTGATGAGCCACCACCAAGTAGAGATAAACCAGAGTTTCCCTAAGGAGGG CTGGGTGGAGGAGGACCCCAAAGAGATCATGCAGTCTGTCTATGAATGCATGGAGAGGACATGTGAGAAACTCTGCCAGCTTAACATCGACCTCTCCAACATAAAAG cGGTGGGGGTGACCAATCAGAGAGAGACGACTGTGGTGTGGGACAAAGAGACCGGCGAGCCGCTCTACAACGCCATCG TCTGGCTGGACCTGCGCACACAGTCCACAGTGGAGAATCTCATCAACAAAGCTCCGGGCCGAAACAAGAACCACCTCAAG CACAAGACAGGCCTTCCCATCAGCACCTACTTCAGTGCAGTGAAGCTGCGCTGGCTGCTGGACAACGTGGACGAGGTGCGGCAGGCGGTGCTGAGCGAGCGCGCCATGTTTGGCACGGTGGACTCCTGGATCATCTGG TGCCTGACCGGGGGGAAGAGCGGAGGGGTCCACTGCACAGACGTCTCTAACGCTAGTCGGACCATGCTCTTCAACATCAACAGCATGGAGTGGGATCCTGAACTATGcag GTACTTTGATGTCCCGATGGAAATCCTCCCCAAAGTCAGAAGCTCCTCTGAAATCTACGGCTGGATG AAATCCGGCTCTCTTGCAGGAGTTCCAATCTCTGGG TGTCTTGGGGACCAGTCGGCTGCTCTGGTGGGTCAGATGTGTTTCCAGGAGGGTCAGGCCAAAAACAC GTATGGGACCGGCTGCTTCATGCTCAGAAACACAGGGACCAAG CTCCTGATGTCCGAACACGGCCTGTTGACCACCGTCGCCTACAAACTGGGGAAAGATGTGCCGGCCTGCTACGCTCTCGAG gGTTCAGTGGCCATCGCAGGGGCGGTGGTGCGGTGGCTGAAGGACAACATGGGCATCGTGAAGTCGTCCTCAGAGATCG AGAAGCTGGCAGCTGAAGCCGGTACATCTTACGGCTGTTACTTTGTGCCGGCCTTTTCGGGGCTCTACGCCCCCTACTGGGAGCCCAGCGCACGAGG CATCATCTGTGGTCTCACTCAGTTCACCAACAGGAACCACTTGGCTTTCGCTGCCCTGGAGGCCGTCTGCTTCCAGACCAGAGAG ATCATCGATGCGATGAACCAGGACAGCGGTGTCCCTCTGACGCTGCTGCAGGTGGACGGAGGCATGACGTCCAACAGGTTACTGATGCAGCTGCAGGCGGACATCCTCTGCATGCCCGTAG TGCGGCCCACCATGTCGGAGACCACGGCTCTGGGGGCAGCCATGGCGGCGGGGGCGGCGGAGGGCGTGGGCGTGTGGAGCCTGAGCCCCAGCCACCTCCCACACCTCACATCTGAGAAATACCAACCTCAGATCAACTCTGACG AGAGTGAGTTCCGCTTTGCTCGCTGGAAGAAAGCTGTCCAGAGATCCATGAACTGGGAGACCACAGAGCCCTGCTGCAACAACAACG GTTTAGGAAAGAAGATGAACGGCGCCCCCTGGGGGGTCCCCCCCACCCCGCCCCCCACCAGAGCAGACCCCTAA
- the LOC131978751 gene encoding glycerol kinase-like isoform X2, which produces MEPLVAAIDQGTSSTRFLVFNAKTAELMSHHQVEINQSFPKEGWVEEDPKEIMQSVYECMERTCEKLCQLNIDLSNIKAVGVTNQRETTVVWDKETGEPLYNAIVWLDLRTQSTVENLINKAPGRNKNHLKHKTGLPISTYFSAVKLRWLLDNVDEVRQAVLSERAMFGTVDSWIIWCLTGGKSGGVHCTDVSNASRTMLFNINSMEWDPELCRYFDVPMEILPKVRSSSEIYGWMKSGSLAGVPISGCLGDQSAALVGQMCFQEGQAKNTYGTGCFMLRNTGTKLLMSEHGLLTTVAYKLGKDVPACYALEGSVAIAGAVVRWLKDNMGIVKSSSEIEKLAAEAGTSYGCYFVPAFSGLYAPYWEPSARGIICGLTQFTNRNHLAFAALEAVCFQTREIIDAMNQDSGVPLTLLQVDGGMTSNRLLMQLQADILCMPVVRPTMSETTALGAAMAAGAAEGVGVWSLSPSHLPHLTSEKYQPQINSDESEFRFARWKKAVQRSMNWETTEPCCNNNDHQL; this is translated from the exons ATGGAGCCGCTGGTTGCAGCCATAGACCAGGGGACGAGCTCGACGAGGTTCCTG GTGTTCAATGCAAAAACAGCTGAATTGATGAGCCACCACCAAGTAGAGATAAACCAGAGTTTCCCTAAGGAGGG CTGGGTGGAGGAGGACCCCAAAGAGATCATGCAGTCTGTCTATGAATGCATGGAGAGGACATGTGAGAAACTCTGCCAGCTTAACATCGACCTCTCCAACATAAAAG cGGTGGGGGTGACCAATCAGAGAGAGACGACTGTGGTGTGGGACAAAGAGACCGGCGAGCCGCTCTACAACGCCATCG TCTGGCTGGACCTGCGCACACAGTCCACAGTGGAGAATCTCATCAACAAAGCTCCGGGCCGAAACAAGAACCACCTCAAG CACAAGACAGGCCTTCCCATCAGCACCTACTTCAGTGCAGTGAAGCTGCGCTGGCTGCTGGACAACGTGGACGAGGTGCGGCAGGCGGTGCTGAGCGAGCGCGCCATGTTTGGCACGGTGGACTCCTGGATCATCTGG TGCCTGACCGGGGGGAAGAGCGGAGGGGTCCACTGCACAGACGTCTCTAACGCTAGTCGGACCATGCTCTTCAACATCAACAGCATGGAGTGGGATCCTGAACTATGcag GTACTTTGATGTCCCGATGGAAATCCTCCCCAAAGTCAGAAGCTCCTCTGAAATCTACGGCTGGATG AAATCCGGCTCTCTTGCAGGAGTTCCAATCTCTGGG TGTCTTGGGGACCAGTCGGCTGCTCTGGTGGGTCAGATGTGTTTCCAGGAGGGTCAGGCCAAAAACAC GTATGGGACCGGCTGCTTCATGCTCAGAAACACAGGGACCAAG CTCCTGATGTCCGAACACGGCCTGTTGACCACCGTCGCCTACAAACTGGGGAAAGATGTGCCGGCCTGCTACGCTCTCGAG gGTTCAGTGGCCATCGCAGGGGCGGTGGTGCGGTGGCTGAAGGACAACATGGGCATCGTGAAGTCGTCCTCAGAGATCG AGAAGCTGGCAGCTGAAGCCGGTACATCTTACGGCTGTTACTTTGTGCCGGCCTTTTCGGGGCTCTACGCCCCCTACTGGGAGCCCAGCGCACGAGG CATCATCTGTGGTCTCACTCAGTTCACCAACAGGAACCACTTGGCTTTCGCTGCCCTGGAGGCCGTCTGCTTCCAGACCAGAGAG ATCATCGATGCGATGAACCAGGACAGCGGTGTCCCTCTGACGCTGCTGCAGGTGGACGGAGGCATGACGTCCAACAGGTTACTGATGCAGCTGCAGGCGGACATCCTCTGCATGCCCGTAG TGCGGCCCACCATGTCGGAGACCACGGCTCTGGGGGCAGCCATGGCGGCGGGGGCGGCGGAGGGCGTGGGCGTGTGGAGCCTGAGCCCCAGCCACCTCCCACACCTCACATCTGAGAAATACCAACCTCAGATCAACTCTGACG AGAGTGAGTTCCGCTTTGCTCGCTGGAAGAAAGCTGTCCAGAGATCCATGAACTGGGAGACCACAGAGCCCTGCTGCAACAACAACG